Below is a window of Frigoribacterium sp. SL97 DNA.
TGCCACGCCCGGTGTCTCGCTGGATCCACGCACCGTCGCGCTCGTGCCAGTCGAGGTCGACGTGCGTGCTGCCGAGCGGCAGGACGCCGAGGATGCTCGCCGACACCGGGTGCGCCTCCTCGGTCCAGCGGTCGGGGAAGCCCGACGGCGACTCGGACCGGTAGACGACCAGCGGCTTCGTCACGGCGACCATCACCCGAGGGTCGCGCAGGGCGTCGGTCGCGACATCGACGGGGCAGGCGAGGCGGAGCTTGAGCTGCACGTGCATGCCCCGATCCAACTCCCGCCGCCTGATCGCACGTCACGTCGCGTCACGCACGGGCGACGTCCGAGTGCGGCTGCCTACGCTGGTCGGATGAGTCCGCACGGCCAGCAGAAGTACCAGGTGAGGTTCGACCACGGCGTGGCCGGAGCCGCCCGCATCGCCCCGGGCGCGCACGTCCTCGTCGTGGTCGACGTGCTCGACGGGCACGGCACGCTGACGCGGGACGAGACCGTGCGCGTCGTCGCCGGTCTGCCCGAGGTCGCGAGCGGGGCCGACGTCCTGGTCGTCACCGGCGCCGGGGCGGCACCCGAGGTGGCCCGGCACGTGGTCGAGCGTCAGGCCCGACGAGGCGACCGTGCCCTCGTGGCGATCGTCGCCGCGGGGGCGGTCGACGCGGACGGGTTCCGGCCCGCCGTCGAGGACCAGCTCGCCGCCGGGGCGGTGGTCGACGCGCTCGCCGCGGTCGGCATCGACTTCTCGTCGCCCGAGGCCGCCGTCGCCTGCGCCGCCTCCGGGGCGCTCGCCCGGGCCTCGTCGCACCTGCTGACGGCCTCGGCCTCGGCGGCCGAGCTGGTCGCCACCGACCGAGGCGACGTGGTCGACGCGGCCCGCGCCTCCTCGTCCTCCGCTGCCCTCGCCGTCGTGGCCCCGTCGGGCTCCCGAGGGGAATTCACCCCCTCGGCGTAGCGTTGAGGCCAGAGCGACCCGAACGTCGCCCCGACCGCAGGAGGAACCATGAAGGCAGTGCTCACCGACGGAACCGTCGTCGCCGAGGCCCCGAAGGACGAGCTGATCTCGATCGAGGGCAACTGGTACTTCCCGCCCGCGAGCGTGAACTCCGACCTGCTGACCGAGAGCCCCACCCAGTACCACTGCCCGTGGAAGGGCGACACGCAGTACTTCAGCGTCACGTCGGGCGACGACCTGCTGCAGGACCGTGCCTGGAGCTACCCGACCCCGATCCCGACCTCGTTCGACCGCGTCGGCAAGGACTACTCGGGCTACGTCGCCTTCTGGAAGGACGTCTCGGTCGTCGACTGACCGACCGTCGCCTCCGTGCTCGATGCGGCCCCAGCCGGGGCCGCACCGCTCACGCCGCCACGTACTCGACAACCCGCCACCGAATCGCGTGGCGGGTTGTTCAGTTCGTGGCGTAGAGGGGCAGAGAGCGATCGTGGGCGGCAGGTCGGGGCGGCAAGCCGAAGCGGTGGCCGAGCGGGGCGGCCCGGCGACCGGAGCGCACGAAAGGCCTGCGCGGCTCCCTGCTCAGGCGCGGGCGGCGCGGGCCCGGTGCGCCCGGACCTTGGCCCGGTTGCCGCACCGCTGCATCGAGCACCAGCGGCGGCTGCCCGCGCGCGACTCGTCGAAGAAGACGAGCCCGCACGCCTCGTTCGTGCACCGACGGAGGCGCGAGTCCGGTCCGCCGACGAAGCCGACGGCCGTGAAGAGGGTCACCGCGTCGCGCGCGACCGACGCCATCGCCTGCCCGAGCCGCAGGCGCCCGGCCCCGGCCTGGCGTCGTCCGCCCTCGAGCGACGGCGGGACGTCGGGCAGGGCCGCGAACAGGTTGAGGGTGTCGACGTCGTCGGGGTCGGTCGAGGTGCCGTCGGCCGCGGCGACCGCGAGCCGGGCGACCGCGTCGCGCAGGCCCCGGGCGTCGGCGAGCTCGCGATCCCCCGCCGAGCCCGCGATGCCGTCGAAGCGCTCGCCGATCCAGTCGTCGAGGTCGGCGGGCAGCAGGAGGCCGTCCCAGGGGGTCGACCCGTCGGCGGGCAGGTCGAGGCCCGACTCCGGGCCGAACCGCGACCCGGCACGGAACCCGCCGAGGTACGCGAAGTCGAGGCTGAGCGCGCCCGAGTCGAAGAACCACCGGGTGTCGGTGTCGGATCTGAGCCACTGTCCGGTCTGCACCTGACCACCCTAACCGGTTACGCGCCTCCTGACGGCCCTCGTCCCGCCCGGACCGGGCCCGGGAGGCGCGGTGTCAGACCGCGCGCTTCGTCCAGGTGATGAGGTGGGCCGGGTCGTACCGCCGCGAGCACTTCCCGCAGGCGAGTGGTCGCGCCGGTTGACGGTAGCGGTAGTGCTCGTGCCCCGCCGGACAGACCCCGACCCACGGGGCGAGCTCGCTGGCGATGGCTCCGTCGTGCAGGCGCGAGCCGACGTAGCCCAGGTCGGTGGCGACGGCCTTCCACCGGGGACCGTGACCGGCGCGGGAGCCGGCGAGGGCGTGGGCGACCTCGTGGAGCAGCACCTGGTGGATCTCGTCGTCGTCGTAGCGGCCGGCGAGGTGCCGCGAGACCGTGATGCGCTTGGTCGTGTAGTTGCACAGGCCCGCGCGCGTCTTGGCGTTGTCGAAGCCGAAGGTCCACACGGCGGGGTCGAGGTGCAGGTCGATGAGCGCGGCGGCCCAGCGCCGCACCCGGTCGAGGTCGGCCACGTCGAGGTCAGGAGGCGCGGGTCAGCGCCGCGGGAACGGCCAGGTGGTGGGCTCGTCGTCGCGCGGGAGGCCGTCCACCACGCCGGTCACGCCGGTGCCGCCCGTGCGGGGTCGCTCCCCGGTACGGCCCTCGTCGGCGCCGCGACGCTCGGCGTCGCCCCGCCGCTCGGCGTCGAACTCGTCGGAGTCGCGGTCGCGGTGACCCGCGGCACGCTCGGCGAGGTGGCTGATCTTGCCCCAGAGCCCACCGTCGCGTGGTGCGGCCGGAGCCGTCGCGGCGACCTTCTCGGCGCGGGCGGCGGCGGCCTCGGCCACCGGCGACGCGGCGGCCTCGTCGGGCATGGACTCGGGGTCGAAGCTGATCGCGGCGGTGCGCGCGGCGTCCATGGGCTGGCGGGCGGGGACGACGTCGGCCCCCGCGCCGTCGCCGGCGGCCGCGGCCGCGGTGCCCGCGGGCACCTCCGGAGCAGAAGCCGGGGCGGGAGCGGACGCCGGCGTCGACGTGGGCGCACCACCGTAGAGCGAGGCGATGCCGTCGAAGCGGGGCACCTGGGTCCGGCCCTGGGATCGGGCCGGGGCAGGGGCCGACGTCGGCGACGCGGTCAGGGGCTGGAGCGGCACCGGGTTCGTGTCACCCACGGCCGGGGCCTCGAGTCGTGGCTGCGGGCCGGTGTCGCTGAGGTAGGCGCGCATGACGCCCTCGATCGCGACGCGCAGGCCGTTCGTCCGGTCGCGCGGGGCACCGGACGCCTCGTACGCCTCGAGCGCCTTGGCCAGGGTCTCGCGCGCCTCTTCGTTGCGGCCCAGGTCGTAGAGCGTGTAGCCCTCGAGCTCGGCGGCGGCG
It encodes the following:
- a CDS encoding DUF427 domain-containing protein, coding for MKAVLTDGTVVAEAPKDELISIEGNWYFPPASVNSDLLTESPTQYHCPWKGDTQYFSVTSGDDLLQDRAWSYPTPIPTSFDRVGKDYSGYVAFWKDVSVVD
- a CDS encoding CGNR zinc finger domain-containing protein: MQTGQWLRSDTDTRWFFDSGALSLDFAYLGGFRAGSRFGPESGLDLPADGSTPWDGLLLPADLDDWIGERFDGIAGSAGDRELADARGLRDAVARLAVAAADGTSTDPDDVDTLNLFAALPDVPPSLEGGRRQAGAGRLRLGQAMASVARDAVTLFTAVGFVGGPDSRLRRCTNEACGLVFFDESRAGSRRWCSMQRCGNRAKVRAHRARAARA
- a CDS encoding SprT-like domain-containing protein → MADLDRVRRWAAALIDLHLDPAVWTFGFDNAKTRAGLCNYTTKRITVSRHLAGRYDDDEIHQVLLHEVAHALAGSRAGHGPRWKAVATDLGYVGSRLHDGAIASELAPWVGVCPAGHEHYRYRQPARPLACGKCSRRYDPAHLITWTKRAV